In Leptospira congkakensis, one DNA window encodes the following:
- a CDS encoding efflux RND transporter permease subunit, translating into MAQVLTLIFTPVRILLNVLNFGLEKVLDVFNRFQTRLENLYAKILKFTLQFPLLIISGAILLFVFSIFLTKFITKTFLPAQDQGKFQVTLDMPPGTSVDKMATVAKEVYEKISAHEETKQVAMFNTNRTASMFVEMVPSKQRKVNTSQFKDVLRKELAITHPYATPIVKDIDNVGGGQRPFVLVVSGQKGEDVQEYGLKLLERLKKSKALLDVDTSYRAGSPEFRVIPDRAREVMLGVSGSAIGMELRTLIEGTTPAVYRQNGVEYDIRVRLKEGQRNLKESFYQSYVPNFNNIMIPIKNVATSEETTGLATINRLNRNQSLEIYADMAPDGPGMGGAIEEIAKITATELPLPSTVRINYLGQAENFKELGSSMAIAMGLGILFIYIVLASLYESFITPIAIMLVLPLALCGAFIALFLANESMNLFSMIALIMLIGVATKNSILLVDFTNQLIQQGTEMKEAIIEAGRERLRPILMTSFALVAGFLPIAIGLNEASKQRTSMGWALIGGVISSTLLTLVVVPAAFSYIERLNNFIRRHSPDPDAK; encoded by the coding sequence GTGGCTCAAGTATTGACTCTAATTTTTACTCCCGTTCGCATCCTTCTGAATGTGTTGAATTTTGGATTGGAAAAGGTTTTGGATGTTTTCAATAGATTTCAAACAAGACTAGAAAATCTTTATGCAAAAATCTTAAAGTTCACTCTACAGTTTCCTCTTTTGATTATTTCTGGAGCGATTCTTCTATTCGTATTCAGTATCTTTCTTACCAAGTTCATTACAAAAACTTTCTTACCAGCACAGGACCAAGGTAAGTTCCAAGTAACTTTGGACATGCCACCTGGCACATCGGTTGATAAGATGGCTACGGTTGCGAAAGAAGTGTATGAAAAAATTTCTGCACACGAAGAAACAAAACAAGTAGCGATGTTCAATACAAACCGAACCGCTTCTATGTTTGTGGAAATGGTTCCTTCGAAACAAAGAAAAGTAAATACAAGCCAATTCAAAGACGTTTTAAGAAAGGAACTTGCCATCACTCACCCTTATGCAACTCCGATCGTAAAAGATATTGATAATGTCGGCGGTGGACAAAGACCTTTCGTACTGGTTGTGAGTGGACAAAAGGGAGAGGACGTTCAAGAATACGGTTTAAAACTTTTGGAACGATTGAAAAAGTCCAAAGCATTACTTGACGTAGATACAAGTTACAGAGCAGGTTCCCCTGAATTTCGAGTGATTCCTGATCGCGCCAGAGAAGTTATGTTAGGTGTTTCTGGATCAGCCATTGGTATGGAACTTCGAACTTTGATCGAAGGAACAACTCCCGCTGTATATAGACAAAATGGTGTGGAATATGATATCAGGGTTCGACTCAAAGAAGGACAAAGAAACTTAAAAGAAAGTTTCTATCAGTCCTATGTTCCTAATTTCAACAACATCATGATTCCGATCAAAAACGTTGCTACTTCCGAAGAAACAACGGGACTTGCGACCATCAACCGATTGAACAGAAACCAGTCTTTGGAAATTTATGCAGATATGGCTCCGGATGGTCCAGGGATGGGTGGTGCGATTGAAGAGATTGCAAAAATCACTGCAACGGAACTCCCTCTTCCTTCTACAGTAAGAATCAATTATCTTGGACAAGCTGAAAACTTCAAAGAGTTAGGTTCCTCGATGGCGATTGCAATGGGACTTGGAATCCTATTCATCTACATCGTACTTGCTTCTCTCTATGAAAGTTTCATCACTCCGATCGCCATCATGTTGGTTTTACCGTTAGCGTTATGTGGTGCCTTCATTGCACTTTTCCTTGCCAACGAGTCTATGAATCTCTTTTCCATGATTGCGCTGATTATGCTCATCGGTGTCGCTACCAAAAACTCAATTCTACTTGTGGACTTTACAAACCAGTTGATCCAACAAGGAACTGAGATGAAAGAAGCGATCATTGAAGCAGGTCGGGAAAGACTTCGTCCGATCCTTATGACCTCATTCGCGTTAGTTGCTGGATTTTTACCGATTGCTATCGGTTTGAACGAAGCATCAAAACAAAGAACGAGTATGGGTTGGGCACTCATCGGTGGTGTGATTTCATCTACGCTACTGACTCTGGTTGTGGTCCCTGCAGCATTCTCCTATATTGAAAGATTAAACAATTTCATCAGAAGACATTCTCCAGACCCAGACGCGAAATAA
- a CDS encoding M15 family metallopeptidase, protein MKLITIAICFGIPFLSLVSQPTENKLNVLNRKAYELSIQKNPNKELINLEKKIPGITLDIKYATPENFTKQVIYKEAKAFARKPVAEALNKANLEFLQLGYSIKIFDAYRPYAATVKFFEIVGDTRYVASPKTGSRHNKGCAIDLTLVDQKTKRELPMPTEYDSFQKEAWAEAPVSDPEILKNRTILISTLSKYGFRVNKTEWWHYDFVGCSGFEVLDIPFEELE, encoded by the coding sequence ATGAAGCTCATCACGATCGCCATTTGTTTCGGAATTCCTTTTTTATCTTTGGTTTCCCAACCTACAGAAAATAAACTGAATGTTTTGAATCGTAAGGCTTATGAACTTTCCATACAAAAAAATCCAAATAAAGAACTCATTAACTTAGAAAAGAAAATTCCTGGCATTACTTTGGATATCAAATACGCAACTCCCGAGAACTTTACCAAACAAGTTATCTATAAGGAAGCCAAAGCCTTTGCCAGAAAACCAGTGGCAGAAGCACTAAACAAAGCCAACCTTGAATTTTTACAACTTGGCTATTCCATAAAAATATTTGATGCGTATCGGCCTTATGCAGCCACAGTCAAATTTTTTGAAATTGTGGGAGACACAAGGTATGTGGCCTCACCTAAAACAGGATCGAGGCATAATAAAGGTTGTGCGATTGACTTAACTCTTGTGGATCAAAAAACAAAACGGGAGCTTCCTATGCCAACGGAATATGATTCCTTTCAAAAAGAGGCTTGGGCTGAAGCACCAGTTTCCGATCCTGAGATTTTAAAAAACCGTACGATTCTAATCAGTACACTTAGCAAATATGGATTTCGTGTGAACAAAACCGAATGGTGGCATTATGATTTTGTAGGATGTTCCGGCTTTGAAGTTTTGGACATCCCTTTTGAAGAATTGGAGTAG
- a CDS encoding VanW family protein, producing the protein MGFSSKRKSIPGMHRKINRGNLRLFFGKIYFQWKRYLVWFLERKSFATTRVSLAELTHNFSISIFKHSSPIYRKLKDVPMYLQENKKVNLGIAISKLDGVILQPNQVFSFWYLVGKPTRRKGYLPGMQLRNGSFIERTGGGLCQMANLIYWMTLHSPLEVKERWRHSFDIFPDSERTHPFGSGATLSYNYIDLQIKNTTKQSFILHLWIEGDFLKGEWRSDVEIPFLYQVYESYHGFHAEPWGGYTRRNTIRRKKISKDTKEILEDELVTENTAWMMYEPLLESKGSSSTGL; encoded by the coding sequence ATGGGCTTTAGTTCTAAAAGAAAATCAATTCCAGGTATGCATCGAAAGATCAATCGAGGAAACCTTCGACTGTTTTTTGGTAAGATTTATTTCCAATGGAAACGTTACCTGGTTTGGTTTCTCGAAAGAAAATCCTTTGCGACTACAAGAGTATCCTTGGCAGAGCTAACTCATAACTTTTCTATCTCTATTTTTAAACATAGTTCTCCCATCTATCGCAAACTCAAAGACGTTCCCATGTATCTCCAAGAGAACAAGAAGGTAAACCTTGGTATCGCCATTTCTAAGTTAGATGGAGTTATTCTCCAGCCAAACCAAGTTTTTTCGTTTTGGTATCTTGTGGGGAAACCAACAAGGCGCAAAGGATATTTGCCAGGGATGCAACTTAGGAATGGCAGTTTTATTGAAAGAACTGGCGGTGGACTTTGCCAGATGGCCAACCTCATTTATTGGATGACTTTACATAGTCCATTAGAAGTAAAAGAGAGGTGGCGGCATAGTTTTGATATTTTTCCTGATTCCGAAAGAACTCACCCTTTTGGTTCGGGTGCCACTTTGTCCTACAATTATATCGACTTACAAATCAAAAATACAACCAAACAATCATTTATATTGCATTTATGGATAGAAGGCGATTTTTTAAAAGGGGAATGGCGTTCCGATGTTGAAATTCCTTTTCTCTACCAAGTTTATGAGTCCTATCATGGATTTCATGCAGAACCTTGGGGAGGTTATACAAGAAGGAATACCATCCGCAGAAAAAAAATTTCTAAAGATACGAAAGAAATTTTAGAAGATGAGTTGGTTACAGAAAATACTGCTTGGATGATGTATGAACCACTGTTAGAATCCAAAGGATCAAGTTCCACAGGTCTCTAG
- a CDS encoding discoidin domain-containing protein: MKTLLLTILVFLVLFCKNSPIENSIVIERIQAASSADGTSPINVFKPGKYWKPESSLDGITIFFSNGAKWNQAGKTDGRSFFNEISIECKDKKGYVAFYKDGSYATNFDCSKETPQKIRSNGVHVIYLLPESGNGIQTVSFFQNGKKLDVVYPEPIVGQVTASSTLPNYPAYSLFDGSIDFAWVEGAKENGEGESFQIELEDNIDLSGLEIFNGYQRLDALFFKNGSVTELTVSNESDSFPIKIADKQGGQRIFFPKTLSGKKFTFTIQKVRPGKTWKDTVIAEIILLGEKGKRFTVVDKNADEFKQSILSKTKNTILSIIVNKAVFGDVSEGRLDYVFRSNGSFVIWKDDVSEKRVLDGNWVLLEASPTEAKIKIFGRDHKVVTQSLDSNSPYAETTNAESTIIFGDTLIVKKSANGLQMIGKKVQISN, encoded by the coding sequence TTGAAAACATTGCTCCTAACAATTTTGGTTTTCCTGGTTCTATTTTGTAAAAATAGTCCAATAGAAAATTCCATCGTTATCGAACGAATCCAAGCAGCTTCGTCTGCTGATGGTACAAGCCCCATCAATGTATTCAAACCTGGCAAATATTGGAAACCAGAATCCAGCTTAGATGGGATTACCATTTTTTTCTCCAATGGAGCCAAATGGAACCAAGCAGGAAAAACCGACGGACGTTCCTTTTTTAATGAAATTTCTATCGAATGCAAAGACAAAAAAGGATACGTTGCCTTTTATAAAGACGGCAGTTATGCGACAAATTTTGACTGCTCTAAAGAAACTCCACAAAAAATAAGATCCAATGGAGTTCACGTAATTTATCTATTACCGGAATCAGGGAATGGAATCCAAACGGTTTCATTTTTCCAAAATGGTAAAAAATTGGATGTAGTTTATCCGGAACCCATCGTTGGCCAAGTCACTGCTAGTAGCACACTTCCTAATTATCCCGCATATAGTTTGTTTGATGGTAGTATCGATTTTGCTTGGGTGGAAGGCGCTAAAGAAAATGGAGAAGGTGAATCTTTTCAAATTGAATTAGAAGACAATATCGATTTATCAGGTTTGGAAATATTTAACGGTTATCAAAGATTAGATGCTTTGTTTTTTAAAAATGGATCGGTGACTGAATTAACTGTATCCAATGAATCAGACTCTTTTCCTATCAAAATTGCAGACAAACAAGGTGGTCAAAGAATATTTTTCCCAAAAACTTTATCAGGAAAAAAGTTTACATTCACCATCCAAAAAGTGCGACCAGGAAAAACTTGGAAAGACACTGTCATCGCTGAGATCATCTTACTTGGAGAAAAAGGAAAACGATTTACAGTAGTTGATAAAAATGCTGATGAATTCAAACAGTCCATCCTGTCGAAAACTAAAAACACCATTCTCTCTATCATAGTCAATAAAGCAGTGTTCGGTGATGTTTCGGAAGGTAGATTGGATTATGTATTTCGTTCGAATGGTTCCTTCGTCATTTGGAAAGATGATGTGTCTGAAAAAAGAGTATTAGATGGAAATTGGGTTTTGTTAGAAGCATCTCCAACTGAGGCCAAAATTAAAATCTTTGGCAGGGATCACAAGGTTGTCACACAGAGTTTAGATTCCAATAGTCCTTATGCAGAAACAACGAATGCGGAATCTACTATCATCTTTGGTGATACACTTATTGTAAAAAAGTCTGCCAATGGCTTGCAGATGATTGGCAAAAAAGTCCAAATCTCCAACTAA
- a CDS encoding MBL fold metallo-hydrolase — MTEKTKLLKKQNLSLVLLYVSFIFFFSHCALRSSGNLNHYDTYFPHESKSNLIPKGKVRVTFLGTSSILLDDGETQILTDGFFSRPSIWKTAFSKIESNPIIVSSVIERANINRLGAIFVCHSHYDHVMDSPLVAKHTKAKLFGSSSTLNVGTGAGLTSEQMQKFVPGKPITIGKFTITVLESKHTPPFRILGKTNATDPNHPNIETPLVQPVKALDFIEGGTFDFFIQHGKNKILIKSSTNFVEGALDKLQADVLFLGIAQLSLQPTAFQDEYYKQTVQTLKPKLLIPIHWDNFFKPLSEPLEPNLKLGDDFDGNMKYILNRTEKEKIEVKLLQGFETIDLF; from the coding sequence ATGACAGAGAAAACCAAACTTCTTAAAAAACAAAATCTTTCCTTAGTCCTTCTCTATGTTTCCTTCATTTTCTTTTTTTCCCATTGTGCCCTTCGTTCTTCTGGAAATCTAAACCATTACGATACCTATTTCCCACATGAAAGTAAATCAAACCTCATACCGAAAGGAAAAGTGCGAGTCACTTTCCTTGGAACCTCCTCCATATTGTTAGATGATGGAGAAACACAAATTTTAACAGATGGATTTTTTTCAAGACCATCAATATGGAAAACTGCATTTTCCAAAATAGAATCTAATCCAATCATCGTTTCTTCAGTCATCGAAAGGGCAAATATCAACCGATTGGGAGCCATATTTGTTTGCCATTCACATTATGATCATGTAATGGATTCTCCACTTGTCGCCAAACATACAAAGGCGAAGTTATTTGGTTCTTCTTCTACTCTCAATGTAGGAACAGGCGCCGGGCTTACTAGTGAACAAATGCAAAAGTTTGTACCAGGTAAACCGATTACAATCGGAAAGTTTACCATCACTGTTTTGGAATCCAAACACACTCCTCCTTTTCGTATCCTTGGGAAAACAAATGCAACAGATCCCAACCATCCAAACATTGAAACACCTCTCGTCCAACCCGTAAAAGCTTTGGACTTTATCGAAGGAGGTACTTTTGATTTTTTCATCCAACATGGGAAAAATAAAATTTTGATTAAAAGTAGTACAAACTTTGTAGAGGGAGCACTGGACAAACTGCAGGCCGATGTTTTGTTTTTAGGAATTGCTCAACTTTCCCTACAACCCACTGCCTTTCAAGATGAGTATTACAAACAGACAGTGCAGACTTTAAAACCCAAACTACTCATACCCATTCATTGGGATAATTTTTTCAAACCGCTTTCAGAACCATTAGAACCCAATCTGAAACTTGGGGATGATTTTGATGGAAATATGAAATATATTTTAAATAGAACGGAAAAAGAAAAGATAGAGGTAAAGTTATTACAAGGTTTTGAAACTATCGATTTGTTTTAG
- a CDS encoding GDSL-type esterase/lipase family protein: protein MKFKKISLSSKLVMLITTLLFPLTFDTQAKDTSFDLTKPVLIRPFGDSITYGFGFTDWGFCPVYSIGQYICMPPNQAVGGYRVWMTEFALTNKAFTFATEGYQSGGSNTQQWITNTQTHDGYPGWRNDQLLTIANYPSFADITLVHAGTNDLIQGKSPNNAIIDLFKVVNALLSNNPKTQIFLAKIIRISPAAATVLPNFDTLSGNIRNYNQLIDKYWINTPPSLRSRITLVDMHPILNLSQDYFDYVHPSPLGYMKISCTWINAIKNQKTNPSDPCNGIETDNIKTKILPSAEDVKNMKPTNEDLEKVLNGKFEFK, encoded by the coding sequence ATGAAGTTTAAGAAAATTTCTCTATCAAGCAAGTTGGTGATGCTAATTACGACATTACTATTCCCATTAACCTTCGATACTCAGGCTAAAGATACATCTTTTGATTTAACTAAACCTGTTCTGATTCGACCTTTCGGAGATTCTATTACTTATGGTTTTGGTTTTACAGACTGGGGATTCTGTCCTGTCTATTCAATTGGACAGTATATATGTATGCCACCAAATCAAGCTGTTGGAGGTTATCGAGTTTGGATGACTGAATTTGCACTGACTAACAAAGCATTTACATTTGCTACAGAAGGATATCAAAGTGGAGGTTCCAATACTCAACAGTGGATTACCAATACACAAACTCATGATGGATATCCTGGATGGAGAAATGATCAGCTTCTTACAATTGCAAATTATCCGAGTTTCGCTGACATTACTCTCGTCCATGCTGGTACAAACGATTTAATCCAAGGAAAATCTCCGAATAATGCGATTATCGATCTATTTAAGGTTGTGAATGCTCTGCTTTCCAATAACCCGAAAACACAAATCTTTCTAGCAAAGATAATTCGAATTTCACCGGCTGCTGCTACGGTGTTGCCAAATTTTGATACTCTAAGTGGAAACATCAGAAATTACAATCAGCTAATTGATAAGTATTGGATCAATACACCACCGTCCCTTAGATCCAGAATTACTTTGGTTGATATGCACCCTATTCTTAATCTTTCACAAGATTATTTTGATTATGTTCACCCAAGTCCTTTAGGGTATATGAAAATCTCTTGTACTTGGATCAATGCTATCAAAAATCAAAAAACCAATCCAAGTGATCCTTGTAATGGAATCGAAACAGATAATATAAAAACAAAAATCCTTCCTTCTGCGGAAGATGTTAAAAATATGAAACCTACGAACGAAGACTTAGAAAAAGTTCTTAATGGAAAGTTTGAATTCAAATAA
- a CDS encoding Crp/Fnr family transcriptional regulator → MKVLLPNVFGSEEIRQFFMTHGKTIKLKKKEYFAKKGIPLFSVGLVVSGGCKLIYKHGKKEWIKSFIFEDGLLGSLPSIFENQPIPYSIITMEPSEVIVLTANEFKSKMEKENGYQNFLIQFLSKLYLKKEERVADFLLLEPEKRYKKFIQEYSHVLDRISQIDQAAYLGITNVALSRIKKRIFLKNP, encoded by the coding sequence ATGAAAGTTTTGTTACCAAACGTTTTTGGTTCCGAAGAAATTCGTCAGTTTTTTATGACTCACGGCAAAACCATCAAACTAAAGAAAAAGGAATATTTTGCCAAAAAGGGAATTCCTTTATTTAGCGTTGGTTTGGTTGTCAGTGGTGGATGCAAACTCATTTATAAACATGGGAAAAAGGAATGGATCAAATCCTTTATCTTCGAAGACGGACTTTTGGGAAGTTTGCCAAGTATCTTTGAAAACCAACCCATTCCCTATTCCATCATAACGATGGAACCGAGTGAAGTGATTGTGTTAACTGCAAACGAATTCAAATCAAAAATGGAAAAAGAAAACGGTTATCAAAATTTTCTCATTCAATTTCTTTCGAAATTGTATTTAAAAAAAGAAGAACGAGTCGCAGATTTTTTACTCCTGGAACCTGAAAAAAGATACAAAAAGTTCATTCAGGAATATTCTCATGTTTTAGATCGGATTTCCCAAATAGACCAAGCTGCCTATTTGGGAATCACAAACGTGGCGCTCAGCCGTATCAAAAAGAGGATTTTTTTAAAGAATCCTTAA
- a CDS encoding type 1 glutamine amidotransferase domain-containing protein, producing the protein MQNPIWNQNIFFLSAYKILKQYLPDRFAIFKLLRVPMVWVISMVVFQSSLFANSEPKPKVLIVMSAASTLLLDESFDHPTGVFLNELAHPAIRLNQSGFDLEFATPNGKKVTFDPESLKDKYWNSKEEKEEAIRFLTSLNSFQKPISLELAIQKNQSYVGLLIPGGQGLMSDLLYDTNLPILLSIFQKQEKTIGLVCHAPALLLTLPSGSKGEGFLFHGYRVNSVTKMEEWFIETFVMKGKPKVRKISELLKGRGMLYESSFFPASGFATRDRNLVTSQNPFSGEEFTKLYLGAIKDSLKKSSF; encoded by the coding sequence ATGCAAAATCCAATTTGGAACCAAAACATTTTTTTTCTTTCCGCTTACAAGATTCTAAAACAATACTTACCCGATCGTTTTGCCATTTTTAAATTACTCCGAGTACCAATGGTATGGGTCATTTCTATGGTAGTATTCCAATCTTCTCTTTTTGCAAATTCAGAACCAAAACCAAAAGTTTTAATTGTGATGAGTGCTGCGAGTACACTTTTGTTAGATGAAAGTTTTGATCATCCCACTGGAGTGTTCTTAAATGAACTTGCCCATCCTGCCATTCGTTTGAACCAATCCGGTTTTGATTTAGAGTTTGCCACACCCAATGGCAAAAAGGTTACATTTGATCCAGAAAGTTTAAAAGATAAATACTGGAATTCGAAAGAAGAAAAAGAAGAAGCCATTCGTTTTTTAACTTCACTCAATTCCTTTCAAAAACCAATCTCACTCGAACTTGCCATCCAAAAGAATCAAAGTTATGTAGGTTTACTCATTCCTGGTGGACAAGGACTGATGAGTGACTTGTTGTATGATACAAATCTTCCCATTTTACTTTCCATATTTCAAAAACAGGAAAAAACAATCGGTTTGGTTTGCCATGCACCAGCTTTGTTACTCACACTTCCTTCCGGTTCTAAGGGAGAAGGATTTTTATTTCATGGTTATCGTGTGAATTCTGTTACCAAAATGGAAGAATGGTTTATCGAAACCTTCGTGATGAAAGGTAAACCTAAAGTTAGAAAAATTTCTGAGTTATTAAAAGGACGAGGAATGTTGTACGAATCTTCTTTTTTTCCTGCAAGCGGATTTGCCACAAGAGATAGAAACTTAGTCACTTCACAAAATCCATTCTCAGGAGAAGAATTCACCAAATTATACTTAGGTGCAATTAAGGATTCTTTAAAAAAATCCTCTTTTTGA